The Suncus etruscus isolate mSunEtr1 chromosome 14, mSunEtr1.pri.cur, whole genome shotgun sequence genome contains a region encoding:
- the RPS9 gene encoding LOW QUALITY PROTEIN: 40S ribosomal protein S9 (The sequence of the model RefSeq protein was modified relative to this genomic sequence to represent the inferred CDS: deleted 1 base in 1 codon), which translates to MPVARAGFCRKTYVTPRRPFEKSRLDQELKLIGEYGLRNKREVWRVKFTLAKIRKAARELLTLDEKDPRRLFEGNALLRRLVRIGVLDEGKMKLDYILGLKIEDFLERRLQTQVFKLGLAKSIHHARVLIRQRHIRVRKQVVNIPSFIVRLDSQKHIDFSLRSPYGGGRPGRVKRKNAKKGQGGAGAGDDEEED; encoded by the exons ATGCCCGTGGCCCGAGCTGGGTTTTGTCGCAAGACCTACGTGACCCCGCGGAGGCCCTTCGAG AAGTCGCGCCTCGACCAGGAGTTGAAGCTGATCG GCGAATATGGGCTCCGCAATAAGCGCGAGGTCTGGAGGGTCAAGTTCACGCTGGCCAAGATCCGCAAGGCCGCCCGCGAGTTGCTAACGCTGGACGAGAAGGACCCGCGGCGACTCTTCGAAG GCAACGCCCTGCTGCGGCGGCTGGTCCGCATCGGCGTGCTGGACGAGGGCAAGATGAAGCTGGATTACATTTTGGGCCTCAAGATCGAGGATTTCTTGGAGCGGCGCCTGCAGACGCAGGTCTTCAAGCTGGGCCTGGCCAAGTCCATCCACCATGCTCGCGTGCTCATCCGCCAGCGCCACATCAG GGTCCGCAAGCAGGTGGTGAACATCCCCTCCTTCATTGTCCGCCTGGACTCACAGAAGCACATCGACTTCTCTCTCCGCTCCCCGTACGGGGGTGGACGCCCAGGTCGCGTGAAGAGGAAGAACGCCAAGAAGGgccagggaggggctggagctggTGATGACGAGGAGGAGGATTAA